The following proteins come from a genomic window of Flavobacterium eburneipallidum:
- a CDS encoding acyltransferase family protein, with product MENTRFEFIDRMKGIAIILVIVGHIIQFNNIDGGTNNKIFNIIYSFHMPLFFILSGYVASRGVNRIINLGTLKNFLWKKIYTLIVPLLTWTLFVEKFFFAEQFEYISTDDVVNALLHPGLWFLQTIFEIQILFGIFSLCCHFLNKNGSLYMSIVIAGSVFIFPLLGFLLIDKPHFLTLILFTGFFFIGSFISKYSHIEKFIMNQSVFTMALILFLVLVGHWSIQGNTIDVILKVFISIIAFITLLHLTKGVDSINSFVDSQIQLFGKESLAIYVMQFFLTSRILFLSELKGTNLFVQFLLIFMIAIPIAYFCVFTHQIFKKSNVLDFLLYGKK from the coding sequence ATGGAAAATACTAGATTTGAATTTATTGATAGGATGAAAGGAATAGCTATTATCCTAGTAATTGTAGGGCATATTATTCAATTTAACAATATTGATGGTGGAACTAATAATAAAATATTTAATATTATTTATTCTTTTCACATGCCTTTGTTTTTTATTTTGAGTGGTTATGTTGCTAGTAGGGGAGTAAATAGAATTATAAATCTTGGAACATTAAAGAACTTTTTGTGGAAAAAGATTTATACTTTAATAGTACCCTTACTTACTTGGACATTGTTTGTAGAGAAATTTTTTTTTGCAGAGCAATTTGAGTACATTAGCACAGACGATGTTGTAAATGCCTTGTTACACCCTGGTCTATGGTTTTTGCAAACAATATTTGAAATTCAAATATTGTTCGGAATTTTTTCTTTATGCTGTCATTTTTTGAATAAAAATGGTAGCCTGTACATGAGCATTGTAATTGCAGGTTCTGTCTTTATATTTCCATTATTAGGTTTTCTATTAATTGATAAGCCCCATTTTCTGACTTTGATTTTATTTACTGGTTTTTTCTTTATAGGAAGTTTTATTTCGAAGTATTCTCATATCGAAAAGTTTATAATGAACCAATCTGTTTTTACAATGGCATTAATTTTATTTTTAGTTTTAGTTGGTCATTGGTCCATTCAAGGAAATACAATAGATGTTATATTAAAAGTATTTATTTCAATTATAGCATTTATTACCTTATTGCATTTAACAAAAGGTGTTGATTCTATAAATTCTTTTGTCGATTCACAAATTCAATTATTTGGAAAAGAATCATTAGCCATATATGTAATGCAGTTTTTTTTAACGTCCAGGATTTTGTTTTTATCTGAATTAAAAGGAACTAATTTGTTTGTTCAATTTTTGTTGATTTTTATGATTGCTATACCCATTGCATATTTCTGTGTATTTACACATCAAATTTTTAAAAAATCGAACGTTCTTGATTTTTTGCTCTACGGAAAAAAATGA